In one window of Aceticella autotrophica DNA:
- a CDS encoding flavin reductase family protein: protein MILEPRKREQIMPLPVVLISTIGKDGVRNAAPWSCVMPVLRPLDDIAIASWIKRDTLNNIRETGEFVVNVPTVDMIEAIVISSRDYPPDVDEFEKAGLKPRISQKVKAPGIDGCIAWAECSLVEEISRKNYSIVIGKVIHLEVNDSFFNKDGEMDYEKAKPLSVMLREKGMHFTYPVFTGKEMKYTEMFLSNKDQASVIEEEK from the coding sequence ATGATACTTGAACCACGTAAGAGAGAACAGATAATGCCGCTTCCGGTTGTACTGATTTCAACTATTGGAAAGGATGGAGTAAGGAATGCTGCTCCATGGTCATGTGTGATGCCGGTATTAAGACCGCTTGACGATATAGCTATTGCATCATGGATTAAACGCGACACATTAAATAATATTCGCGAAACAGGGGAATTTGTAGTCAATGTACCAACTGTAGATATGATTGAAGCTATTGTGATTTCATCACGGGATTATCCTCCGGATGTTGATGAGTTTGAAAAGGCAGGCTTAAAGCCACGTATTTCTCAAAAGGTAAAAGCTCCTGGAATCGATGGTTGCATAGCATGGGCAGAATGCTCATTGGTAGAGGAGATAAGCAGGAAAAATTATTCCATTGTAATCGGCAAGGTAATTCATCTTGAGGTAAACGACTCCTTCTTTAATAAAGATGGAGAAATGGATTATGAAAAGGCAAAGCCTTTATCAGTGATGCTTAGAGAAAAAGGAATGCACTTTACCTATCCAGTTTTTACAGGAAAGGAAATGAAGTATACGGAAATGTTTTTAAGCAATAAAGATCAGGCTTCTGTTATTGAGGAAGAAAAATAA
- a CDS encoding ABC transporter ATP-binding protein has protein sequence MLKAVQLKKVFESGFWQKKSLVAVDGVDLEIGRNETIALVGESGSGKTTLGKMLLLLLESTEGQIFLDGVELTKVKKRELQNIRKDLQLIPQHPEVSFDPRWKVYDSIVEPMRIHRVVKSRADEKKKVFELLNMVGLKEDHLDRYPHELSGGELQRVMIARVLSLNPKIIVADEPTSMLDVSVQAQILNLLMNLQKKFDLSIIFITHDLEVARKVSNRIAIMYAGQIIEMAEPNELFNNPLHPYTQFLIESAELTSNLYTFDIEDDSNSIIEGCRYYARCPIRKNSCKEQLPELLNINSRHKVRCLCTYLKEGGILI, from the coding sequence ATGCTTAAAGCTGTACAGTTAAAAAAGGTGTTTGAAAGTGGATTTTGGCAAAAAAAATCTTTGGTTGCTGTTGATGGTGTAGATTTGGAAATCGGCAGAAATGAGACTATAGCATTAGTGGGTGAGTCGGGCTCAGGGAAGACAACCTTGGGCAAGATGTTGCTTCTATTGCTTGAATCTACTGAAGGTCAGATATTTCTTGATGGAGTTGAGCTTACAAAGGTAAAAAAAAGAGAACTCCAAAACATTAGAAAAGACCTGCAATTAATACCACAGCATCCAGAAGTATCATTTGATCCGCGATGGAAGGTTTATGATAGTATAGTTGAACCGATGAGGATACACCGAGTGGTAAAAAGCAGGGCAGATGAAAAGAAAAAGGTTTTTGAACTATTGAATATGGTAGGCTTGAAAGAGGATCATTTGGACAGGTATCCACATGAGCTGAGCGGTGGGGAGCTTCAAAGAGTAATGATTGCAAGAGTTCTATCTTTGAATCCTAAAATCATCGTTGCGGATGAACCCACATCTATGCTGGATGTGTCTGTTCAGGCACAGATACTGAATCTGCTGATGAACTTACAAAAAAAATTTGATCTTTCTATCATCTTTATTACTCATGACTTGGAGGTTGCAAGAAAAGTGAGTAATCGTATTGCCATCATGTATGCCGGGCAGATAATAGAGATGGCTGAACCCAATGAACTATTTAACAACCCATTACACCCATATACACAATTTCTCATTGAATCGGCAGAACTGACGAGCAATTTATACACCTTCGATATAGAAGATGATAGCAATTCTATTATAGAAGGTTGCCGATATTACGCTCGTTGCCCCATAAGGAAAAATTCCTGCAAAGAGCAATTGCCCGAGCTACTTAATATTAACTCAAGACATAAGGTGAGGTGCCTATGTACTTATTTAAAAGAAGGGGGAATTTTAATATGA
- a CDS encoding ABC transporter substrate-binding protein, whose product MKKKLCFLMVFVLLLSLLSGCGANKSSQTTKSSETPSQLVIPVDSEFMAGNILNMGGGPTGSLIYEGLVTKNRQGSYDAWLAKNWKSTENGKIWKFNLVENAKWHDGVPFTSEDVKFTYDYAKEKKIMILSYLPMTVDHVETPDKYTVVFFLKSSNPAFLDHLSHCPGIPIIPKHIWENINDPEHYEDKQYVGTGPFKYENRIPGDMVKLVANQDYHGNKPHIKEIVLKVIKNKDAQILALKSGTVDVVCGISQAVANSLKDNKKIVVYNIPSTNGYELGFNVNKYPTNMIKFRKAMEYAIDKDKICKIVFGGNAKPANTFLMPEVAHDYVKTDIRKYEFNLKKCKDLLNEAGFVENNGVLEGPDKKKVQITIPTGGKAGSVDNNLAEVIKNDWTQLGIDVKIKQVDFNQWFNEVHKNEVFFVGMPWLMHDDPDDLSHFGSKSFFGKDNWYGYSNNEYDQLIKQLQNTTNKEDRKKIAYQMQDILARDIPSIPICVSDTVVAYRSDKFTGWKETYPMYWSVVDIKQLLKVRPVK is encoded by the coding sequence ATGAAAAAGAAACTTTGCTTTTTGATGGTTTTTGTTTTACTGCTTTCTTTATTATCTGGATGTGGAGCTAATAAGTCAAGCCAGACGACAAAATCATCTGAGACTCCCAGTCAGCTAGTAATACCTGTAGATTCAGAATTTATGGCAGGAAATATATTAAATATGGGAGGAGGACCGACAGGCTCACTTATATATGAAGGGTTAGTAACAAAAAACAGGCAAGGTTCTTATGATGCTTGGCTAGCAAAAAATTGGAAGTCAACTGAAAATGGCAAGATATGGAAATTTAATTTGGTTGAAAATGCTAAGTGGCATGATGGTGTACCTTTTACATCTGAAGATGTAAAATTTACCTATGATTATGCTAAAGAGAAAAAAATCATGATATTATCATATTTACCAATGACGGTTGATCATGTTGAAACTCCAGATAAATATACGGTAGTGTTTTTTCTTAAATCTTCAAATCCTGCATTTTTAGATCATTTATCCCATTGCCCTGGAATTCCAATTATACCAAAGCATATATGGGAAAATATTAATGATCCTGAGCATTATGAGGATAAGCAATATGTTGGTACGGGTCCTTTTAAATATGAGAATAGAATACCTGGTGATATGGTAAAACTTGTGGCAAATCAAGATTATCATGGTAATAAACCTCATATTAAAGAAATAGTTTTAAAAGTTATAAAAAATAAAGATGCTCAGATATTAGCATTAAAATCTGGAACAGTAGATGTTGTTTGTGGAATAAGTCAAGCAGTAGCTAATAGTTTAAAAGATAATAAAAAAATTGTAGTTTATAATATTCCCAGTACTAATGGTTATGAACTTGGCTTTAATGTAAATAAATATCCAACAAATATGATAAAGTTTAGGAAAGCTATGGAATATGCAATTGATAAGGATAAAATTTGTAAAATAGTTTTTGGAGGGAATGCTAAGCCTGCGAATACATTTCTAATGCCAGAAGTGGCTCATGACTACGTAAAAACAGATATAAGGAAGTATGAATTTAATCTTAAAAAATGCAAGGATTTATTAAATGAAGCTGGATTTGTTGAAAATAATGGAGTATTGGAAGGTCCAGATAAGAAAAAAGTACAAATAACAATACCAACAGGAGGGAAAGCTGGTAGTGTTGATAATAATTTAGCTGAAGTTATTAAAAATGATTGGACACAATTAGGTATTGATGTTAAAATTAAACAAGTGGATTTTAACCAATGGTTTAATGAAGTTCATAAAAATGAGGTCTTTTTTGTTGGAATGCCTTGGCTAATGCATGATGATCCAGATGATTTAAGTCATTTTGGTTCTAAATCATTTTTTGGTAAAGATAATTGGTATGGTTATAGTAATAATGAATATGATCAATTAATTAAACAATTACAAAATACAACTAATAAAGAAGATAGGAAAAAAATTGCTTATCAAATGCAAGATATTCTTGCAAGAGATATACCAAGCATCCCAATTTGTGTTAGTGATACGGTGGTAGCATATAGATCTGATAAATTTACTGGTTGGAAAGAAACTTATCCTATGTATTGGAGTGTGGTAGATATAAAGCAATTATTAAAAGTACGACCAGTAAAGTAA
- a CDS encoding class I SAM-dependent methyltransferase, with translation MEKLISLKPPLYDQSGFLREIASGFEKAQVFFTALELKIFNYLDEFKTARDIAQEIKTHDVLTEKLLDILVAEGLLIKNGEYYKTRPELSPFLNESGPYFARYLAFSLEDRKDWMNLRQYLYEGVKEKSKNRETNHDYDKECIDWIARGAMLGRLQATLKIIKELPEFLKAEKLIDLGCGHGLFGIGLAQENPKLKVILFDRPHVAKVAQEYVNKYYLTDRVKVWAGDYIKDNLGSNYDIAFCSLSFDGNKEESISFFSKINNILNKKGLFILQTFTINNDKTGPISTLLWDLKETIDGHRHMHIFTDSELDDIFKKSGFNKIKDVEMSSSSEMPIKTIIVRKEKI, from the coding sequence ATGGAAAAATTAATTAGCTTAAAACCACCTTTGTATGATCAAAGTGGATTTCTTCGAGAAATAGCTTCTGGTTTTGAAAAAGCACAGGTATTTTTTACTGCACTTGAATTAAAAATTTTTAATTATCTTGACGAATTCAAAACTGCGAGAGATATAGCTCAAGAAATTAAAACACATGATGTACTAACTGAAAAACTTTTAGATATATTAGTAGCTGAGGGACTGCTTATTAAAAATGGAGAATATTATAAAACAAGACCTGAACTTAGTCCATTTCTAAATGAAAGCGGACCATATTTTGCTCGATATCTTGCTTTTTCATTAGAAGATAGAAAAGACTGGATGAATTTAAGACAATATTTATATGAAGGAGTTAAAGAGAAATCAAAAAATAGGGAGACTAACCATGATTATGATAAAGAATGTATTGATTGGATAGCTCGAGGAGCTATGTTAGGTAGGTTGCAAGCTACTTTAAAAATTATAAAAGAATTACCTGAATTCTTAAAAGCAGAAAAATTAATAGATTTAGGTTGTGGACATGGACTTTTTGGTATTGGATTAGCTCAAGAAAATCCAAAGCTAAAGGTGATTCTTTTTGATAGACCGCATGTAGCAAAAGTTGCTCAAGAATATGTCAATAAATATTATTTAACAGATAGAGTCAAAGTGTGGGCAGGGGATTATATTAAAGATAATTTAGGAAGTAATTATGATATAGCATTTTGTTCATTATCATTTGATGGAAATAAAGAGGAAAGCATATCATTTTTTAGTAAAATAAACAATATTTTAAATAAAAAAGGATTATTTATTTTACAAACATTCACAATTAATAATGACAAAACGGGTCCTATATCAACACTTTTATGGGATTTAAAAGAAACAATTGATGGGCATAGACATATGCATATTTTTACTGATTCAGAATTAGATGATATATTTAAAAAATCAGGATTTAATAAAATAAAGGATGTAGAAATGTCAAGCTCTTCGGAAATGCCAATAAAAACAATTATTGTAAGAAAAGAAAAAATTTGA
- a CDS encoding flavin reductase family protein: MILEPRKREQVIPLPVVLISTIGKDGVRNAAPWSCVMPVLRPLDDIAIASWIKRDTLNNIRETGEFVVNVPTVDMIEAIVISSRDYPPDVDEFEKAGLKPRISQKVKAPGIDGCIAWAECSLVEEISRKNYSIVIGKVIHLEVNDSFFNKDGEMDYEKAKPLSVMLREKGMHFTYPVFTGKEMKYTEMFLSNKDQASVIEEEK; encoded by the coding sequence ATGATACTTGAACCACGTAAGAGAGAACAGGTAATCCCGCTTCCGGTTGTACTGATTTCAACTATTGGAAAGGATGGAGTAAGGAATGCTGCTCCATGGTCATGTGTGATGCCGGTATTAAGACCGCTTGACGATATAGCTATTGCATCATGGATTAAACGCGACACATTAAATAATATTCGCGAAACAGGGGAATTTGTAGTCAATGTACCAACTGTAGATATGATTGAAGCTATTGTGATTTCATCACGGGATTATCCTCCGGATGTTGATGAGTTTGAAAAGGCAGGCTTAAAGCCACGTATTTCTCAAAAGGTAAAAGCTCCTGGAATCGATGGTTGCATAGCATGGGCAGAATGCTCATTGGTAGAGGAGATAAGCAGGAAAAATTATTCCATTGTAATCGGCAAGGTAATTCATCTTGAGGTAAACGACTCCTTCTTTAATAAAGATGGAGAAATGGATTATGAAAAGGCAAAGCCTTTATCAGTGATGCTTAGAGAAAAAGGAATGCACTTTACCTATCCAGTTTTTACAGGAAAGGAAATGAAGTATACGGAAATGTTTTTAAGCAATAAAGATCAGGCTTCTGTTATTGAGGAAGAAAAATAA
- a CDS encoding iron ABC transporter substrate-binding protein produces MKKKLCFLMVFVLLLSLLSGCGANKSSQTTKSSASEPQKVVITDVIGRQVEVPIPAKKIVSVNESATRLISYLDGLDKVVGIETLSKFSDAYKPYLLAHPELKNLPQLGKYNSLNAEEIIKLKPDVIFYVHYGDMDPDKLQAQTHIPVVALKYGDKCAFTEDVYKSLQIIGRIIDKEKRTQEVVSYLKRCEQDLSSRTNKISDNKKPKVYISGIGFYGVHGIESTQGKYRPLNLINAKNVADETGKTGSIIIDKEKLLNWDPDIIFIDEFGLSLVKDDYKKNPQFYQSIKAVKEGQIYTQLPYVCYDVNIENAIADAYWNGKVIFPEQFKDINPEQKADDIYKFLLGKPLYKDMVNSISGFKKLNLGS; encoded by the coding sequence ATGAAAAAGAAACTTTGCTTTTTGATGGTTTTTGTTTTACTGCTTTCTTTATTATCTGGATGTGGAGCTAATAAGTCAAGCCAGACGACAAAATCATCGGCTTCAGAACCTCAGAAAGTTGTTATTACCGATGTAATTGGTCGTCAGGTTGAGGTTCCTATTCCAGCCAAGAAAATAGTATCAGTTAATGAGAGTGCTACACGGCTTATTTCTTACCTGGATGGATTAGACAAGGTGGTTGGTATTGAAACTTTGTCCAAATTTTCTGATGCTTATAAACCGTATCTTTTGGCTCATCCAGAATTAAAAAATTTACCGCAATTAGGTAAATATAATAGTTTAAATGCTGAAGAGATAATTAAACTTAAACCTGATGTAATCTTTTATGTCCATTATGGGGATATGGATCCGGATAAACTGCAAGCACAAACACATATACCAGTTGTGGCATTAAAATATGGTGATAAATGTGCATTTACTGAAGATGTATATAAATCATTGCAAATTATCGGTAGGATCATAGATAAAGAAAAAAGGACGCAAGAAGTAGTTTCTTATCTTAAGAGATGTGAACAAGATTTGAGTAGCAGAACAAATAAAATTTCAGATAATAAAAAGCCTAAGGTTTATATTAGTGGAATAGGTTTTTATGGAGTACATGGCATTGAGAGTACCCAAGGCAAGTATAGACCTTTAAATCTTATTAATGCCAAAAATGTTGCTGATGAAACTGGTAAAACAGGAAGCATCATAATTGATAAGGAAAAACTTTTAAATTGGGATCCAGACATCATTTTTATTGATGAATTTGGACTTTCTTTAGTGAAAGACGATTATAAAAAAAATCCTCAGTTTTACCAATCTATAAAAGCAGTTAAAGAAGGGCAAATTTATACACAGTTACCATATGTTTGTTATGATGTAAACATTGAGAATGCAATAGCGGATGCATATTGGAATGGGAAAGTGATATTTCCTGAACAATTTAAAGATATTAACCCGGAACAAAAAGCTGATGATATTTACAAGTTTCTTTTGGGTAAACCTTTGTATAAAGATATGGTGAATAGTATAAGTGGATTTAAGAAATTGAATCTTGGCAGTTAA
- a CDS encoding ABC transporter ATP-binding protein — MSQQTILRINDLHIIFDLGNSSVKAVDGVNFEILEGETIGIIGESGSGKSILGLSILRLLPSNAKIKGETWFADKNLTYYSEEDMRKIRGKEIAWIPQNPSASFNPVLKIGFQIAEPMVLHMSLDKIQARKKVVELLQLFGIQPAEERVDQYPYQYSGGMRQRAMVAMGTSTKPKLLIADEPTKGLDNFRKKQVAFMFRKVKDDNKDLSILLITHDLSFAQALCDRIAVMYCGQIIEINLSEMFFKEPLHPYGKALLESLPARGMKSIPGEIPSMINPPSGCRFHPRCKEAMDKCKDMEPPLLKINGSMVRCWHYA, encoded by the coding sequence ATGAGTCAGCAAACTATTCTAAGAATAAATGATTTGCACATTATATTCGATCTGGGTAATTCGTCAGTCAAGGCGGTTGACGGAGTAAATTTCGAAATTTTAGAAGGTGAAACTATAGGGATAATTGGGGAGAGCGGTTCTGGCAAATCTATACTCGGGTTATCCATCTTAAGATTGCTTCCATCAAATGCAAAAATCAAAGGAGAGACATGGTTTGCAGATAAGAATTTGACCTATTATTCAGAGGAAGACATGAGAAAAATTCGAGGTAAAGAGATAGCTTGGATTCCTCAAAATCCTTCAGCGTCTTTTAATCCGGTCCTTAAAATAGGTTTCCAGATAGCAGAACCGATGGTTTTGCATATGTCTCTTGATAAAATTCAGGCACGGAAAAAAGTGGTGGAATTATTGCAATTATTTGGCATCCAACCTGCAGAGGAGCGGGTAGATCAATATCCATACCAGTATAGCGGCGGGATGAGGCAAAGAGCTATGGTAGCCATGGGTACTTCCACTAAACCAAAGCTGTTGATTGCTGATGAGCCAACAAAGGGTTTGGATAACTTTCGAAAAAAACAGGTAGCCTTTATGTTCAGGAAGGTAAAGGATGACAACAAAGACCTTTCCATTCTATTAATTACACATGATTTATCTTTTGCCCAAGCCTTATGTGACCGTATTGCTGTTATGTACTGTGGGCAGATTATAGAAATAAATTTGTCAGAGATGTTTTTCAAAGAGCCACTACACCCCTATGGGAAAGCACTGCTTGAATCTCTACCAGCGAGGGGAATGAAAAGTATACCGGGGGAAATTCCCAGTATGATCAATCCCCCAAGTGGATGTCGTTTTCATCCTCGCTGTAAAGAGGCCATGGATAAGTGTAAAGATATGGAACCACCATTATTAAAAATAAATGGATCGATGGTGAGGTGCTGGCATTATGCTTAA
- a CDS encoding ABC transporter permease encodes MIIKMYRNNSFMVGLCLLILYIIIAIFSPWLVPYHPTAVTGVPLERPNAEHFLGTNTLGQDIFSELLYGTRGTLLMGVIGGFLSTCIGTLMGAISGYYGKSIDVIITKLIDFQMTIPMFPLLILLSLFFTPNIVGVSIIMGILGWTRCARIIRSQVLALVNYEFILMTKAIGGSDLYIIIKHIVPNILPLSIANFIFAVQGYMLMGVGLGFLGIGDPTNINWGQMINDAYTGGAFALGLWWWLIPPGLCTAIISVAISLLAYSLEEKIVPTLKNEKYSYKNY; translated from the coding sequence ATGATTATAAAAATGTATAGAAATAATTCTTTTATGGTAGGTTTATGTTTACTGATTCTTTACATAATCATTGCAATTTTTTCTCCATGGTTAGTACCATATCATCCCACTGCAGTAACAGGAGTACCTTTAGAAAGACCTAATGCAGAGCATTTTCTTGGCACTAATACTTTAGGTCAAGATATTTTTAGTGAGCTTTTATATGGGACAAGGGGTACATTGTTAATGGGAGTTATTGGAGGATTTTTATCAACATGTATAGGTACTTTAATGGGTGCAATATCAGGATACTATGGTAAGTCGATTGATGTAATTATAACAAAATTAATTGATTTCCAGATGACTATTCCAATGTTTCCTCTTTTGATTCTTCTTAGTTTATTTTTTACTCCAAATATAGTTGGGGTTTCTATAATAATGGGTATTTTAGGATGGACAAGATGTGCAAGAATAATACGATCACAGGTATTAGCTTTGGTTAATTATGAATTTATACTTATGACTAAAGCTATAGGAGGCAGTGATTTATATATTATTATTAAACATATAGTACCAAATATACTACCATTATCAATTGCTAATTTTATTTTTGCTGTACAAGGTTATATGTTAATGGGAGTAGGGCTTGGATTTTTAGGTATTGGAGATCCAACTAATATTAATTGGGGACAGATGATAAATGATGCTTATACGGGAGGAGCATTTGCTTTAGGATTGTGGTGGTGGTTAATTCCACCGGGATTATGTACTGCAATTATATCAGTTGCAATTTCCTTATTGGCATATAGTTTGGAAGAAAAAATAGTCCCTACATTAAAAAATGAAAAATATTCTTATAAAAATTATTAA
- a CDS encoding ABC transporter substrate-binding protein, with protein MFHIKSIKSAYFYQRAGILETLVDVDFDGKLKPCLATSWELKSPTSWKFTLRPGVKFHDGTNMDSKAVKFVLDRLAVNSKPIPISSVEIPSDNEVIINTSKPFVEGTIGVWQYDDRIKALKGFYNLKTTAELGRCFIDKRYHRR; from the coding sequence ATTTTTCATATTAAGTCTATAAAGTCAGCTTATTTCTACCAGAGGGCGGGTATTTTAGAAACCCTTGTTGATGTTGATTTTGATGGAAAACTTAAACCCTGTTTAGCCACATCATGGGAATTAAAATCTCCAACCTCATGGAAATTTACATTGCGTCCCGGTGTTAAGTTCCATGATGGAACAAATATGGATTCAAAAGCGGTTAAATTTGTCTTAGATCGTTTGGCCGTTAATTCAAAGCCTATACCAATTAGTTCTGTAGAAATACCCTCTGATAATGAGGTTATTATAAATACCAGCAAGCCTTTTGTTGAAGGAACCATAGGTGTATGGCAATATGACGATAGAATTAAGGCACTGAAAGGGTTTTACAACTTAAAAACAACAGCAGAGTTAGGGAGATGTTTTATAGATAAAAGATACCACAGGAGATGA
- a CDS encoding ABC transporter substrate-binding protein, with amino-acid sequence MFNKARSILIWLIALIVFAGSFSGCTKQTGTISSKPQELVIGIGRDFYDGPDSSDFVHGSTNVWESLTYLNEKLEPKPQLAEKFLPDNTNKVWTFTIRSGIKFHDGSLLNAETVVKNVKRFKEHPKLDDYGTFLNLEKIEAVNDNEVRFIFKKPEPAFPAKVAYFGCPIFSTQSFDSEGKIVHPYGTGPFKFEDYKKGEKITVTRNDNYWGGKVKLSKVTFKIIPDPTTRLSALQTGEIQAIADVGGVLPEQANIIKNNSNLVLLSRPVTTTHYLLFNNKKAPFNDVNLRQAVSFSIDRSQLVDKVMEGYGEPAETIFTPLAKTWVVRGLWRYDKNKASEIMNNTKSGIPHKAVFVINSSLANRWPYKAISEIMQSELKTLGFEVELKMLEMGAWKEALKKGEYDLTLTPYTLMTGDPDFFFGRWIYSKGQMNIQRGIGYNNPEADRIIDAAAIVPELSKRKELYDELQRLVAKDVPLSPIYNDVCLYATRKEIQNLKLDPFFKPSLEKAWIK; translated from the coding sequence ATGTTTAACAAAGCAAGATCCATTTTAATATGGCTAATCGCCTTGATAGTTTTTGCTGGTTCTTTTTCAGGTTGTACCAAACAAACAGGGACGATTTCTTCAAAGCCTCAAGAATTAGTTATAGGTATTGGAAGAGATTTTTATGATGGTCCTGACAGCAGTGATTTTGTTCATGGAAGTACAAATGTATGGGAAAGCCTTACTTATCTAAATGAAAAATTAGAGCCGAAACCACAGTTGGCTGAAAAATTTCTTCCCGATAATACTAACAAGGTATGGACATTTACTATACGTTCAGGTATAAAATTTCACGATGGAAGCTTGTTAAATGCTGAAACAGTTGTTAAAAATGTAAAGAGATTTAAAGAGCATCCTAAATTGGATGATTATGGAACATTTTTAAACTTGGAAAAGATAGAAGCAGTTAATGATAATGAAGTACGGTTTATCTTTAAAAAACCTGAACCGGCATTTCCTGCTAAAGTAGCCTATTTTGGATGCCCTATTTTTAGTACCCAAAGTTTTGATTCAGAAGGCAAAATTGTACATCCTTATGGAACTGGTCCATTTAAATTTGAGGATTATAAAAAAGGAGAAAAAATAACAGTGACTCGAAACGATAATTATTGGGGTGGCAAAGTCAAGTTGTCGAAAGTAACATTTAAAATTATTCCAGATCCAACTACTCGACTTTCAGCCTTACAAACTGGGGAGATTCAGGCAATAGCTGATGTAGGAGGTGTTTTGCCTGAACAGGCTAATATAATTAAAAATAATTCTAACTTAGTTCTGCTTTCAAGACCAGTAACTACCACTCATTATCTTTTGTTTAACAATAAGAAGGCTCCCTTTAATGATGTAAATCTTCGACAGGCAGTAAGTTTTTCCATAGATCGTTCACAGCTTGTTGATAAAGTTATGGAGGGTTATGGAGAACCGGCAGAAACTATCTTTACACCATTGGCTAAAACGTGGGTGGTTAGGGGACTTTGGAGGTATGATAAAAATAAGGCTAGTGAAATTATGAATAATACCAAAAGCGGGATACCACATAAAGCAGTTTTTGTTATTAATTCATCATTGGCTAATCGTTGGCCTTATAAAGCGATTTCAGAAATAATGCAGTCGGAGCTGAAAACCCTCGGTTTTGAAGTTGAGCTGAAGATGCTGGAGATGGGCGCCTGGAAAGAGGCGTTAAAGAAAGGAGAGTACGACCTTACCCTGACTCCTTATACGTTGATGACCGGAGATCCAGACTTTTTCTTCGGAAGGTGGATATATTCCAAAGGGCAGATGAATATACAACGTGGCATCGGCTACAATAACCCAGAAGCCGATCGTATTATTGATGCGGCAGCCATTGTGCCAGAATTATCAAAAAGAAAAGAACTTTACGATGAGTTGCAGCGTTTGGTTGCAAAGGATGTACCACTTTCTCCTATTTATAATGATGTATGCTTATATGCGACAAGAAAGGAAATACAAAATTTAAAATTAGATCCATTTTTCAAACCGAGTTTAGAAAAGGCATGGATAAAATAA
- a CDS encoding ABC transporter permease, whose product MKRVKYIFCKSFFSIIIFFISISISFVLIHMLPGNYLDYLLKDLAQVNPEVSVLFKEKFGLDKPLIVQYIIYLKNIFYGNWGYSLQYARPVLNIINEKLNWTLIILFPSTMLSIFVGIIVGAYMGWKNGSRNDLFITNFMIFIKTIPSYWWAITFILLFSYYIKIFPLGGFTNVNALKYGVNYLDILYHAFLPILTLTLCSIPGHYYLMRNSMLSVIKEPYITVARAKGLPENYILYLHAIKNAILPMLTVISLECAHLFTGSLFIETIFSWPGMGLLTFDAIKARDFPLLQAIFLIETFLIIIANFIADILYLFINPCIKDN is encoded by the coding sequence ATGAAAAGAGTAAAATATATTTTTTGTAAAAGTTTTTTTTCTATAATAATTTTTTTTATAAGTATAAGTATAAGCTTTGTTTTAATACATATGCTTCCAGGGAATTATCTCGATTATTTATTAAAAGATCTTGCCCAAGTTAATCCGGAGGTATCTGTATTATTTAAAGAAAAGTTTGGATTAGATAAACCATTGATAGTTCAATATATAATTTATCTTAAAAATATTTTTTATGGCAATTGGGGTTATTCTTTACAATATGCTAGACCTGTATTGAATATTATTAATGAAAAATTAAACTGGACGCTTATAATATTATTTCCATCTACTATGTTATCTATTTTTGTAGGTATTATTGTAGGTGCATATATGGGATGGAAAAATGGTTCAAGAAATGATTTATTTATTACAAATTTTATGATTTTTATAAAAACTATTCCTTCTTATTGGTGGGCAATAACTTTTATTTTATTATTCAGTTATTATATAAAAATTTTTCCATTAGGCGGATTTACTAACGTTAATGCACTTAAGTATGGAGTTAATTATCTTGATATTTTGTATCATGCTTTTTTACCTATTTTAACTTTAACATTATGTTCAATTCCTGGGCATTATTATTTAATGAGGAATTCAATGCTTTCAGTAATTAAAGAACCTTATATTACAGTAGCAAGAGCAAAAGGTTTACCTGAAAATTATATTCTTTATTTACATGCCATAAAAAATGCAATACTTCCTATGTTAACTGTTATTTCTTTGGAGTGTGCACATTTGTTTACTGGCAGTCTTTTTATAGAAACGATATTTTCATGGCCTGGTATGGGACTACTTACATTCGATGCAATAAAAGCAAGAGATTTTCCTTTATTACAAGCAATTTTTCTAATAGAAACTTTTCTAATTATAATAGCTAATTTCATCGCCGATATTTTATATCTTTTTATTAATCCTTGTATTAAAGATAATTAA